A genomic window from Salvia splendens isolate huo1 chromosome 11, SspV2, whole genome shotgun sequence includes:
- the LOC121754451 gene encoding secreted RxLR effector protein 161-like, with protein MGPCLKAIKLVQAALCDNFDMKDFGDAQKILGIIIFRNRKEFVLVLHQKPYVFKILKKFNMSVAKPAIVPLAAHFLLSKDLCPKSEYDINVMKKVSYANAIFSVMYLMVSTRPDIAYFVSCLSRYMSNLGHVHWEALRWLLRYLKHTSKYGMCFSKCDDGVNLCGFVDSNYANDRDKRKSTTSYVFTVCRSCISWKSQLQHIVALFTTESEYIAITEAMKETI; from the coding sequence aTGGGACCCTGCCTTAAAGCCATCAAGTTAGTTCAAGCTGCTTTATGTGATAActttgatatgaaggatttTGGTGATGCTCAAAAGATTTTGGGTATCATTATCTTTAGAAACAGAAAGGAGTTTGTCCTTGTGCTTCACCAAAAACCATAtgtgtttaaaattttaaagaagtTTAACATGTCTGTTGCTAAACCTGCTATTGTGCCTTTAGCTGCTCATTTTCTGTTGAGTAAAGATCTGTGTCCAAAGTCTGAGTATGATATCAATGTTATGAAAAAGGTGTCCTATGCCAATGCTATATTTTCTGTTATGTACTTAATGGTCAGTACAagacctgatattgcttatTTTGTGTCTTGCTTGAGCAGATACATGTCTAACCTTGGACATGTGCACTGGGAGGCCCTGAGGTGGCTTCTGAGATATTTGAAACATACTTCTAAGTATGGTATGTGTTTTTCTAAGTGTGATGATGGTGTGAACCTATGTGGTTTTGTGGATTCCAATTATGCTAATGATAGGGACAAGAGAAAGTCCACTACTTCTTATGTGTTTACAGTGTGTAGATCATGTATAAGCTGGAAATCACAACTGCAACACATAGTAGCCCTCTTCACTACTGAATCAGAATATATAGCCATCACAGAGGCTATGAAGGAAACAATTTAG